A single Kryptolebias marmoratus isolate JLee-2015 linkage group LG16, ASM164957v2, whole genome shotgun sequence DNA region contains:
- the LOC108232305 gene encoding ATPase family AAA domain-containing protein 2 isoform X2, whose amino-acid sequence MVVRRSSGTVGAEPEATTPKRRTIEMDTSSEFLSLIPAASQRKSARSTRSSRSLNDSFSSPENNSGYAVAKHEDGGGLSPSLKTRGQRVKPEVSFADVGPKTSSPVHEDRAEGCCTRKSSRLQREAKASSDKQRADVPDEVEGSSTPKRSRFNLQSRDVEEEEEEDCSVRRSSRITRYKLHSRNQSVLYDRLITNTAEAVLQKMDDMKKMRRRLRSRDRDAEEELGVFKDRMRRSLRNAESKKSEQKSQDEDDDNDEEEEDGEEEDEDEEEDNQRRYDFRQRKAVVRYQAPQEPREPRKRSMYFKENSSPTRRRFRFSSTAPRSPYNRRTSRSSSDRRRHAIHSSDSTSSSSDDDKFQRRRSKNRSRSVNRCLPMNLLKEDLLGIHKDRMKIGASLADVDPMHIDKTVRFDSIGGLNKHISALKEMVVFPLLYPEVFERFKIQPPRGCLFYGPPGTGKTLVARALANECSQGERKVAFFMRKGADCLSKWVGESERQLRLLFDQAYQMRPSIIFFDEIDGLAPVRSSRQDQIHSSIVSTLLALMDGLDSRGEVVVIGATNRLDSIDPALRRPGRFDREFLFGLPDREARKDILKIHTRQWTPPPSETFLEELADKCVGYCGADIKAVCSEAALCALRRRYPQIYSSSQKLILDVNSIVITHKDFMSAMSKMVPAAQRAVVSPAKALLPAIRPLLTTTLQNILQTVSRVFPHAEQGLKRKRQQDVSRGVSEDELMFSEEEEAEVSSGGLNSQTQLKMPTANGLINFNRSVLSQPTSYRPRLLLEGRPGSGQTSHLAPAVLHALEKFTVYTLDMAVLFGASMTAPEETCAQIFVEAKRTSPSILYIPHIGQWWETVGPALKATFLSLLSSIPAFSPILLLATCSLHYDQLSVEVQELFRVEYGEVFQVLVPTSRERRDFFEDLILNQAAKAPTSKKKVVLHALEVLPVAPPPPPRQLTQEECRRLEEQEEDTLRELRLFLRDVTNRLSQDKRFKAFTKPVDLDEVPDYAEVIKKPMDLSTLLSKIDLHQYGTVQEFLVDVDLIWQNALEYNPDRDPSDRQIRHRACALKDTVHAIIREELDEDFEKICKEIKESRKTRGCSTAQFTPTFYHVLPKQPKAATDTNIIRTPPQSEKVEPAAVVATNTSVSSVTTPKNTAHKKKRRKSRWSTGYIPKKKSYSSPHVSRDDTHFGSDEDDGDNEDEVEKEGGAENHHAIAAKENRVDAEKEAEPAAVQEGGSEPMVGAESSQEEEEKKPAAEDEGILTDEDEQDDNQIQNKDDEAVKQPEQSEKRSDEANDNICVNTNKQSCAETEGETQHTTTIQPVTETQSDTQIVKGQSDEEENKVALVEEAELTSPAEPMEAETTDSTAAASAETETGTEHNMRRMTRALKNTVLQQQMIDADKALQILNQETPPLVVDRNRLKELLDRIVTQTEGYEVYKLEKLYALLCQNIYRHRRDYNKTALIQELEQEIKNFCLINF is encoded by the exons ATGGTGGTCCGACGCAGTAGCGGCACTGTCGGAGCCGAGCCGGAGGCAACTACGCCGAAGAGGAGGACGATTGAAATGGACACAAGCTCCGAGTTCCTGTCGCTGATTCCCGCCGCGTCGCAGAGAAAGTCCGCTCGGTCGACTCGGTCCTCACGGTCCCTGAACGACAGCTTCAGCAGCCCCGAAAACAACTCG GGTTATGCTGTCGCAAAGCATGAGGATGGAGGTGGTCTCAGTCCCTCCCTCAAGACCAGAGGACAAAGAGTTAAACCCGAGGTTTCTTTTGCTGACGTGGGACCAAAGACGAGCTCCCCTGTGCATGAAGACAGAGCTGAAGGCTGCTGCACCAG AAAATCTTCCAGGCTGCAGAGAGAGGCGAAGGCATCCAGCGACAAACAGCGAGCAG ATGTTCCAGATGAAGTGGAAGGGTCGTCCACCCCCAAACGGAGTCGCTTTAACCTACAGAGTCGAgatgtggaggaagaggaggaggaagattgCTCGGTGCGACGAAGCTCCCGAATCACCAGATACAAACTGCACTCTCGCAATCAGTCAGTGCTCTACGATCGCCTCATCACCAA CACTGCTGAAGCTGTTCTTCAAAAGATGGACGACATGAAGAAAATGAGGCGCCGGCTGAGGAGCAGAGATCGAGACGCCGAGGAAGAG TTGGGCGTGTTCAAGGACCGGATGAGGAGGTCTCTGAGAAATGCTGAGAGTAAAAAATCTGAGCAGAAGAGCCAAG ATGAAGACGATGAtaatgatgaggaggaggaagatggagaagaggaagatgaagatgaggaagaagacAACCAACGACGATACGACTTCCGACAGAGAAAGGCTGTGGTTCGCTACCAGGCCCCACAAG AACCCAGAGAACCCAGGAAACGCAGCATGTACTTCAAGGAGAACTCGTCTCCCACCAGACGCAGGTTCAGGTTCAGCTCCACAGCTCCCAGGAGCCCCTACAACAGAAGGACCAGCAG GAGTAGTTCTGACAG GAGGAGACATGCCATCCACAGTAGTGACTCCACGTCCTCTTCCTCAGATGATGATAAATTTCAGAGACGCAGGAGTAAGAACAGGAGCAGGTCTGTCAACAG ATGTCTGCCGATGAACTTACTGAAAGAAGACCTTCTGGGGATCCACAAGGATAGGATGAAGATTGGAGCCAGCCTTGCTGATGTGGACCCCATGCACATAGACAAAACG GTTCGCTTTGACAGCATTGGaggtttaaacaaacacatttcagcacTAAAGGAGATGGTGGTGTTTCCTCTGCTTTATCCAGAAGTCTTTGAGCGGTTCAAGATACAGCCACCCAG GGGCTGTCTGTTTTACGGTCCTCCGGGCACTGGGAAAACCCTGGTAGCCAGAGCACTGGCGAACGAGTGCAGTCAGGGCGAGAGAAAGGTGGCGTTCTTCATGAGGAAAGGAGCCGACTGCCTCAGTAAATGGGTGGGAGAATCAGAGAGACAGTTACGACTCCTGTTTGATCAG GCTTATCAAATGCGTCCATCCATCATCTTCTTTGATGAGATTGATGGTTTGGCTCCGGTCCGATCCAGCCGTCAGGACCAGATCCACAG CTCGATTGTGTCAACTCTCCTGGCTCTGATGGATGGATTAGACAGCAGAGGAGAAGTTGTTGTTATTGGCGCCACGAACAGGCTGGACTCCATCGATCCGGCACTGAGAAGACCCGGACGCTTTGATAGAGAGTTCCTGTTTGGCCTGCCGGACAGAGag GCAAGAAAGGACATTCTGAAGATCCACACCAGGCAGTGGACTCCTCCACCCTCGGAGACTTTCCTGGAGGAACTTGCAGATAAATGTGTTG ggtaCTGTGGAGCAGATATCAAAGCCGTGTGTTCAGAGGCAGCCTTGTGTGCCCTGCGGCGTCGCTACCCACAGATCTACTCTTCATCACAGAAACTTATCCTGGATGTGAACTCAATCGTCATCACTCACAAAGACTTCATGTCCGCTATGTCCAAGATGGTGCCAGCTGCTCAAAG ggCCGTAGTGTCACCAGCTAAAGCCTTGTTACCTGCCATCCGTCCTCTGTTGACCACCACCTTACAGAACATACTCCAAACAGTCAGCAGGGTGTTTCCTCATGCTGAGCAGGGATTAAAGAGGAAAAGACAACAAG aTGTGTCCCGGGGAGTGTCTGAGGATGAGCTGATGTttagtgaggaagaggaggctgaaGTTTCCTCCGGTGGGCTGAATTCTCAAACACAGCTCAAGATGCCTACTGCTAACGGCCTTATAAACTTCAACAG GAGTGTGTTGAGCCAGCCGACATCCTACCGTCCCCGGCTCCTCCTGGAGGGCAGACCAGGCTCAGGTCAGACCTCCCATTTGGCTCCGGCTGTTCTCCACGCTCTGGAGAAGTTCACCGTTTACACTCTGGACATGGCTGTCCTGTTTGGAGCCAGCATGACAGCACCTGAAGAAACCTGCGCCCAG ATTTTTGTTGAAGCCAAGCGGACCTCTCCCAGTATCTTGTACATCCCGCATATCGGGCAGTGGTGGGAAACTGTGGGTCCTGCACTCAAAGCAACCTTCCTGAGCCTCCTGAGCTCCATCCCCGCCTTCTCTCCTATTCTGCTGCTGGCTACCTGCAGCCTCCATTATGACCAACTGAGTGTGGAG GTGCAGGAGTTGTTTCGGGTTGAATACGGAGAGGTCTTTCAAGTCCTTGTGCCCACCAGCCGAGAGAGAAGGGACTTCTTTGAGGATCTTATCCTCAATCAGGCTGCAAAAGCCCCCACTTCCAAAAAGAAAGTTG TGCTTCATGCATTAGAGGTGCTTCCGGTtgcccctccaccccctccacGTCAGCTAACCCAAGAGGAGTGTAGACGTTTGGAAGAACAAGAGGAAGATACGCTCAGAGAGCTTCGTCTCTTCCTGCGTGATGTCACAAACCGCCTTTCTCAAGATAAACGCTTCAAGGCTTTTACTAAGCCTGTGGATTTGGACGAG GTTCCAGATTATGCTGAAGTGATCAAGAAGCCGATGGATCTGTCAACACTTCTCTCAAAGATAGACCTCCATCAGTACGGGACGGTCCAAGAGTTTCTCGTGGACGTGGATCTCATCTGGCAGAACGCCCTCGAATACAACCCAGATAGGGACCCTTCAG ATCGACAGATTCGCCACAGAGCGTGTGCATTGAAAGACACGGTCCACGCCATCATCCGAGAAGAACTGGATGAAGATTTTGAGAAGATTTGCAAAGAGATCAAAGAGTCACGAAAGACAAGAG GTTGCTCCACTGCACAGTTTACTCCCACCTTCTACCACGTCCTTCCCAAACAGCCCAAAGCTGCCACAGACACTAATATCATCAGGACACCTCCGCAGAGTGAGAAAGTTGAACCTGCAGCTGTGGTTGCTACCAATACGAGCGTCTCTTCTGTCACAACACCTAAAAACACAG cacACAAGAAGAAACGTCGGAAGAGTCGTTGGTCTACCGGCTACATTCCAAAGAAGAAGTCCTACTCTTCTCCACACGTGTCCAGAGACGACACACACTTTGGTTCTGACGAAGACGATGGAGATAATGAGGACGAGGTTGAGAAGGAAGGAGGTGCAGAGAATCATCATGCAATTGCAGCAAAAGAGAATCGGGTGGATGCTGAAAAAGAGGCAGAACCTGCAGCAGTTCAGGAAGGTGGCTCTGAGCCaatggtaggagctgagagcagtcaggaggaagaggagaagaaaccAGCTGCTGAAGATGAGGGCATCCTGACTGACGAAGATGAACAAGATGATAATCAGATCCAAAATAAAGATGATGAAGCTGTCAAACAGCCAGAACAGAGTGAAAAAAGGAGCGATGAGGCTAATGACAATATCTGTGTTAACACGAATAAACAGAGCTGCgcagagacagagggagaaacaCAGCACACTACCACAATACAACCTGTCACTGAGACACAATCAGACACTCAGATTGTGAAGGGCCAGTCTGacgaagaagaaaacaaagtagCTTTAGTAGAAGAAGCCGAGCTGACGAGTCCCGCTGAGCCGATGGAGGCTGAAACTACAGACTCCACTGCAGCTGCCTCAGCAGAGACGGAAACAGGAACAG AGCACAACATGAGGCGAATGACCCGAGCCCTAAAGAACAcggttctgcagcagcagatgatCGACGCAGACAAAGCTCTGCAGATCCTGAACCAGGAAACACCTCCTCTGGTTGTGGACAGAAACAGATTAAAG gaGCTTCTGGACAGAATAGTGACACAGACAGAAGGCTACGAAGTCTACAAGCTTGAGAAACTCTACGCTCTGCTCTGTCAGAACATCTACAGACACAGACGAGACTACAACAAAACAGCACTAATACAG gagTTGGAACAAGAGATTAAAAACTTCTGCCTGAtcaatttttaa